The following are encoded together in the Thalassomonas haliotis genome:
- a CDS encoding DUF262 domain-containing protein — MHIKERNEKISSVYDDIVEKELDLKPDFQRGEVWSTSKKKLLIDSIFREWHVPPIHVVLLANGTAEVLDGQQRLTAISEFKENRFSIDGSIEPKDENIMGMHNKKYRDLDIDNKRIFDRFLLKIYEIRDYNQGEPSELFYRLNQTVKLTSAEARNSIYGDVREDIKALVDHMEKVEVDKKILGFSNSRMAYNDMLSRVCMYLEKGHLRATVNDSTLNERYRHEQEFSSQILTAVESALSFLGGMQSYISEHDITLNLTKASSLNWLVFISREHLNGKYSEEDADEFEEAFLNLELAKYAVKNNEKIDKDVVDFFEFDEAVLRELILIYIERSSSRVMSVGSIIIRDILLTLSCYRAGIEISLSSDDEELLKETIEDLEGDVDPKSSIEYIADQWQETFL; from the coding sequence ATGCATATAAAAGAAAGAAATGAAAAAATTTCGTCAGTTTATGATGACATAGTAGAAAAAGAATTGGACTTAAAGCCTGATTTTCAGCGTGGTGAAGTCTGGTCTACATCCAAAAAAAAACTACTTATAGATTCAATTTTTAGAGAGTGGCATGTGCCACCAATTCATGTTGTTTTGTTAGCGAATGGCACTGCTGAGGTTTTAGATGGCCAACAAAGACTTACAGCAATAAGTGAATTTAAAGAAAATAGATTTTCGATTGATGGTTCTATTGAGCCCAAAGATGAAAATATAATGGGCATGCACAATAAAAAATATCGTGATTTAGATATTGATAACAAGAGAATTTTTGATCGTTTTTTACTCAAGATATATGAGATTCGAGATTATAATCAAGGCGAACCCAGTGAATTATTTTATCGTTTAAATCAAACTGTTAAATTGACATCTGCAGAGGCACGTAATTCTATATATGGTGATGTCAGGGAGGATATTAAAGCATTAGTTGATCATATGGAAAAGGTGGAAGTAGACAAGAAAATTTTGGGTTTTAGCAATTCTCGAATGGCGTACAACGACATGTTGTCGAGAGTATGTATGTATTTGGAAAAAGGGCACTTAAGAGCAACAGTCAATGATTCTACTTTAAACGAACGTTATAGGCATGAGCAGGAGTTTTCTTCTCAAATACTTACAGCAGTGGAAAGTGCTCTGAGCTTTTTAGGGGGGATGCAAAGTTATATTTCCGAGCATGATATTACTTTGAATTTAACGAAGGCCTCTTCGCTAAACTGGCTCGTTTTTATTTCTCGAGAACATCTCAATGGTAAATATAGCGAGGAAGATGCTGATGAATTTGAAGAAGCCTTTTTAAATTTAGAATTAGCTAAATATGCTGTTAAAAATAATGAAAAGATAGATAAAGATGTAGTTGATTTTTTTGAATTTGATGAAGCCGTATTACGAGAGTTAATCTTAATCTATATTGAGCGCTCTTCATCAAGAGTTATGTCAGTTGGCTCTATTATAATACGAGATATTCTCTTAACTTTGTCTTGTTATCGTGCGGGTATTGAAATTAGTTTGAGTAGCGACGATGAAGAGCTTCTTAAAGAAACTATTGAAGACCTTGAAGGGGATGTAGATCCTAAATCGTCTATAGAGTACATAGCAGATCAGTGGCAGGAAACTTTTCTATGA